Proteins from a single region of Thermosipho japonicus:
- a CDS encoding VIT1/CCC1 transporter family protein: MYKEKYLIQFQKNEITEYYVYKKLASFSKNKRNKNVLIKIADDELKHYYYFKKYTNKELKPNIFKVWWYTFLSFLFGLTFALNAMEKGEESAQKKYKDLIGKINEINEIINDENIHEKELLSLIDEEKINYISSMVLGLNDALVELTGTLAGLTFAFQNSRMVALSGIITGIAASLSMSASEYLSQKADKNSQNPLKAAIYTGIAYILTVIFLVIPYLIFSNPMISLSFLIVNAIVVILLFSYFVSVVQEKTFKQYFLEMFLISFGVMIVSFIIGIIAKKLFNIEI; this comes from the coding sequence ATGTATAAAGAAAAGTACTTAATTCAGTTTCAGAAAAATGAGATTACAGAATATTATGTTTATAAAAAACTTGCTAGTTTTTCTAAAAATAAGAGAAATAAAAACGTTTTAATAAAAATAGCAGATGATGAATTAAAGCATTATTATTATTTTAAAAAATACACAAATAAAGAATTAAAACCAAATATTTTTAAAGTATGGTGGTATACATTCTTGTCATTTTTATTTGGCTTAACTTTTGCATTAAATGCAATGGAAAAAGGTGAAGAATCGGCACAAAAGAAGTATAAAGATTTAATTGGAAAAATAAATGAAATAAATGAAATAATTAACGATGAAAATATTCATGAAAAGGAGCTTTTATCACTAATTGATGAAGAAAAGATAAATTATATAAGCTCAATGGTATTAGGATTGAATGATGCACTTGTTGAACTTACTGGAACGCTTGCTGGATTGACTTTTGCTTTTCAAAATTCAAGAATGGTGGCATTATCTGGAATTATTACAGGAATTGCAGCATCACTTTCAATGTCAGCATCTGAATATTTATCTCAAAAAGCAGATAAGAATTCTCAAAATCCATTAAAAGCAGCTATATATACTGGAATTGCTTATATTTTAACGGTTATATTTCTTGTAATACCTTATCTTATTTTTTCAAATCCAATGATTTCTTTATCTTTTTTAATTGTAAATGCAATAGTTGTTATATTATTGTTTTCGTATTTTGTTTCTGTTGTTCAAGAAAAGACATTTAAACAATATTTTTTAGAAATGTTTTTAATTAGTTTTGGCGTAATGATTGTATCATTTATTATAGGTATTATTGCAAAGAAATTATTTAATATTGAAATTTAG
- a CDS encoding glycogen/starch/alpha-glucan phosphorylase translates to MDVSKKLKDEKYRTSKKVKDLKENFIDHLNLTLGKDFKNATMWDKFFALSLVVKDRVLERWLKTQKKYYESNDVKRVYYLSIEFLMGRLLYNNILNLKIDKEIKKAMDEIGLSLDELSEIEPDAGLGNGGLGRLAACFLDSIATLSYPGYGYGIRYEYGIFKQLIKDGFQVEVPDDWLKNGNPWEIERKDRAVKVKFFGRTESYKDKEGNTRFRWVDTYDVIALPYDTPVVGYGNDVANTLRLWSAKPITEFDFDNFQKGNYVKAVESQAIAGAISKVLYPNDAFYAGRELRLKQEYFFVSASIQDIIRRFKAQFGNNFDIFPEKNVIQLNDTHPALAIPELMRILVDEEFLPWEKAWEITTKTFAYTNHTVMPEALEKWEVHLLERLLPRHLEIMYEINARFLDNVSKYYPGNVEKIRNVSIFEEGHVKQARMANLSVVGSFSVNGVSKLHTDILKERVFKDFYDIWPEKFNNKTNGITQRRWLLQSNPELSRLITDTIGDEWIVNLDHLKNLEKYADDKVFLNEFYKVKQNNKIRLSNYIKKELNIDVDPDSIFDVQVKRLHEYKRQLLNVMHIIYLYQTLKENPEQDIYPRTFIFGAKAAPGYRMAKLIIKLINSVADVINNDKEIADKIKVVFVPNYNVSLAEIIIPAANVSEQISTAGKEASGTGNMKFALNGALTIGTLDGANIEIKECVGDENIFIFGLTAEQVAKLKESRLYNPYEIYLRNENIRKILDAINNGYFNKKDPDLFKDIFQSLLFGLNGAQADEYMLLADFDSYKTRHKEIDFIYRDKYRWNKKALLNVARVGMFSSDRTIREYAKDIWKVKSI, encoded by the coding sequence ATGGACGTTTCAAAAAAATTAAAAGATGAGAAATACAGAACTTCAAAAAAGGTAAAGGATTTAAAAGAAAATTTTATTGATCATCTCAATTTAACTCTAGGGAAAGATTTTAAAAATGCAACGATGTGGGATAAGTTTTTTGCATTATCTTTGGTAGTCAAAGATAGGGTTTTGGAAAGATGGTTAAAAACTCAGAAAAAATATTATGAATCGAATGATGTTAAAAGGGTATATTATTTATCTATTGAATTCCTTATGGGACGTCTTTTATACAATAATATTTTAAATTTAAAAATTGATAAAGAAATAAAAAAAGCAATGGATGAAATTGGACTTAGTCTTGATGAGCTTTCTGAAATTGAGCCTGATGCAGGCCTTGGGAATGGTGGTCTTGGAAGATTAGCTGCTTGCTTTTTAGATTCAATTGCTACTTTATCATATCCAGGATACGGATATGGTATTAGATATGAATATGGTATCTTTAAGCAACTAATAAAGGATGGATTTCAAGTCGAGGTTCCTGATGACTGGCTAAAAAACGGAAATCCATGGGAGATAGAGAGAAAAGATAGAGCAGTTAAAGTAAAATTCTTTGGTAGAACTGAAAGTTATAAGGATAAAGAAGGAAATACTCGATTTAGATGGGTAGATACATATGATGTAATAGCTCTTCCGTATGATACTCCTGTTGTTGGATATGGTAATGACGTTGCAAATACATTAAGATTATGGTCTGCTAAGCCAATTACTGAGTTTGATTTTGATAATTTCCAAAAAGGAAATTACGTAAAAGCTGTTGAGTCTCAAGCAATAGCTGGTGCAATTTCAAAAGTGTTGTATCCTAATGATGCATTTTATGCAGGAAGAGAGTTGAGGTTAAAACAAGAATATTTCTTTGTTTCAGCTTCAATTCAAGATATCATTAGAAGATTTAAGGCTCAATTTGGCAATAATTTTGACATTTTCCCTGAAAAGAATGTAATCCAGCTTAATGATACCCACCCAGCATTGGCAATTCCAGAGTTAATGAGAATACTTGTAGATGAAGAATTCTTACCCTGGGAGAAAGCTTGGGAAATAACAACAAAAACTTTTGCTTATACCAATCATACTGTTATGCCTGAAGCATTGGAAAAATGGGAAGTTCATCTTTTAGAAAGATTGCTACCAAGACATTTGGAAATTATGTATGAAATTAATGCAAGATTTTTAGATAATGTTTCAAAGTATTATCCTGGAAATGTTGAGAAGATTAGAAATGTTTCAATTTTTGAAGAAGGTCATGTTAAACAAGCGAGAATGGCTAATTTGTCTGTAGTTGGATCATTTTCAGTAAATGGTGTTTCAAAACTTCATACTGATATATTAAAAGAACGTGTATTTAAAGATTTTTATGATATATGGCCAGAAAAGTTTAATAATAAAACTAACGGTATTACTCAAAGGCGTTGGCTATTACAAAGTAATCCTGAACTTTCAAGGTTGATTACTGATACGATTGGTGATGAATGGATTGTTAATTTAGATCATCTTAAAAATTTAGAGAAATATGCAGACGATAAAGTTTTTTTGAATGAATTTTATAAAGTTAAACAGAATAATAAAATTAGATTATCAAATTATATTAAGAAGGAATTGAATATTGATGTAGATCCTGACTCTATTTTTGATGTTCAAGTCAAAAGACTCCATGAATATAAAAGGCAATTATTGAATGTAATGCACATAATTTATTTATACCAAACGTTAAAAGAAAATCCTGAGCAAGATATATATCCACGAACGTTTATTTTTGGAGCAAAAGCAGCCCCAGGGTATAGAATGGCAAAATTAATTATAAAATTAATAAATAGTGTAGCAGATGTAATAAATAATGATAAAGAAATTGCAGATAAGATAAAAGTAGTCTTTGTGCCAAATTATAATGTATCTCTTGCAGAAATAATAATTCCAGCCGCAAATGTTAGTGAGCAAATTTCGACTGCTGGTAAAGAAGCTTCTGGAACTGGGAATATGAAGTTTGCATTGAATGGAGCGTTAACAATTGGGACTCTTGATGGAGCAAACATAGAAATAAAAGAGTGTGTTGGTGATGAAAATATATTCATTTTTGGATTGACTGCAGAACAAGTAGCTAAACTCAAGGAAAGTAGGTTGTATAATCCATATGAGATATATTTAAGAAACGAAAATATAAGAAAGATTTTAGATGCTATTAATAACGGTTATTTTAATAAAAAAGATCCGGATCTTTTTAAAGATATTTTCCAATCACTTTTGTTCGGTTTAAATGGAGCTCAAGCAGATGAATATATGCTACTTGCAGATTTTGATAGTTATAAAACGAGACATAAAGAGATTGATTTTATATACAGAGATAAGTATAGATGGAATAAAAAAGCGCTTCTGAATGTTGCAAGAGTTGGTATGTTCTCTAGTGATAGAACTATAAGAGAGTATGCTAAAGATATTTGGAAAGTTAAAAGTATATAA
- a CDS encoding Do family serine endopeptidase, with protein sequence MKKFSVMLILGFFSLMIFSYVNPDYVSPVTKVVEEAAPAVVKVEATVYSTSYIDPFIEDFFKRWFGDIPKQYQQKGTSLGSGFIFDKEGYILTNFHVVDGAEEIKVSLLDGTEYKAEYIGGDKELDIAVLKIDPKDRDLPVLEFGDSDKIKIGEWAIAIGNPLGFQHTVTLGVVSAVGRKIPKPDNSGYYTNLIQTDAAINPGNSGGPLLNIHGQVIGINTAIIAPSEAMNIGFAIPINTAKRFIDSIIKTGKVEKAYLGVYMQTVTDELKKALGLKVSKGVYIAQVVKNSPAEKAGLKEGDVILEVENMSVSSAGELASIIHNYTPGSKIKIKIDRRGKEIELEVILGRVEESFEEEVEAQEFAGIIVKDIDRADREKYQIPEEVNGVIVVKSKNGFIKEGYVIYKMAISGKTYKIENINDWNNTIKNVKKGDYVAFFYYYKGATGIFSFGY encoded by the coding sequence GTGAAGAAGTTTTCTGTTATGCTTATTTTAGGTTTTTTTTCATTAATGATTTTTTCGTATGTAAATCCTGATTATGTCAGCCCAGTTACAAAGGTAGTTGAAGAAGCTGCACCGGCAGTTGTTAAAGTTGAGGCAACAGTTTATTCAACCTCATATATTGATCCATTTATTGAAGATTTCTTTAAAAGGTGGTTTGGCGATATTCCAAAACAATATCAACAAAAAGGAACAAGTCTAGGCTCGGGTTTTATATTTGATAAAGAAGGGTATATTTTAACGAATTTCCATGTTGTTGACGGTGCTGAGGAAATTAAAGTGAGTTTGTTGGATGGAACAGAATATAAAGCTGAATATATTGGTGGAGATAAAGAATTAGATATAGCTGTTTTAAAAATTGATCCCAAAGATAGGGATTTACCAGTTCTAGAATTTGGGGACTCTGATAAAATAAAAATTGGAGAATGGGCAATTGCTATAGGGAATCCATTAGGGTTTCAACATACAGTAACTTTGGGTGTAGTTTCAGCTGTTGGTAGAAAAATACCAAAGCCGGATAATTCAGGTTATTATACAAATTTAATCCAGACTGATGCTGCAATTAATCCTGGTAATAGTGGAGGTCCATTGTTGAATATACATGGTCAAGTAATAGGTATAAATACTGCAATTATTGCACCTTCTGAAGCGATGAATATAGGTTTTGCAATTCCAATTAATACAGCAAAAAGATTTATTGATAGCATTATAAAAACAGGTAAAGTTGAAAAAGCATATCTTGGTGTGTATATGCAAACAGTGACTGATGAATTAAAGAAGGCTTTAGGATTAAAAGTTAGTAAAGGTGTTTACATAGCACAAGTTGTTAAAAATTCTCCAGCAGAAAAAGCCGGTTTGAAAGAGGGAGATGTTATACTAGAAGTTGAGAATATGTCAGTATCTTCTGCAGGTGAACTTGCATCTATTATTCACAATTATACCCCGGGCTCAAAAATAAAAATAAAAATTGATAGAAGGGGCAAGGAAATTGAGCTTGAAGTCATTTTAGGTAGAGTCGAGGAAAGCTTTGAAGAAGAGGTAGAAGCCCAGGAATTTGCAGGGATTATTGTAAAAGATATTGACAGGGCTGATAGAGAAAAGTATCAGATACCCGAGGAAGTAAATGGTGTAATTGTAGTAAAAAGTAAAAATGGATTCATAAAAGAAGGATATGTAATTTACAAAATGGCTATAAGTGGAAAAACATACAAGATTGAAAATATAAATGACTGGAATAATACAATAAAAAATGTTAAAAAAGGAGATTATGTTGCTTTCTTCTATTATTATAAAGGAGCTACAGGTATCTTTTCATTCGGATACTAA
- a CDS encoding tetratricopeptide repeat protein, which translates to MKVEMMVKDKIVTITDESPLYIMLRDLFYGGDWYNMKKDFNDKAFLNEIENLEFIEKNITILNDSFYSPIIWSELVSFFNEKNITPELFQHATVDGLYELSIEYADKDLLGDAKNILEFAIKVDKNFAPAYDFLGSIHIELGNIEEGIKFLNRAVEIDPWLVQSYSTLGEVYYNQGDYEKAISYWLKEIEYSPNDIFTYFMIADAYTRMKNYEKAANILNKLLEIDNNNIIAMYELSQIYREMGKTKEAETVEKEILNAKPIDPNGIEIWAKIKMKYNKYDEIVEVIEPMIDNTVDSLHLKALLVVPYIKLGKIEEARKYYEELKQNDFWYLFGKKEIFDKYLTKKEKELCGIF; encoded by the coding sequence ATGAAGGTTGAAATGATGGTAAAAGATAAAATTGTTACAATAACCGATGAATCACCATTGTATATTATGTTGAGAGATTTGTTTTATGGTGGAGATTGGTATAATATGAAAAAAGATTTTAATGACAAAGCATTTTTAAACGAGATCGAAAACCTAGAATTTATAGAGAAAAACATAACCATCTTGAATGATTCATTTTATTCACCAATAATTTGGTCTGAGCTTGTTTCTTTCTTCAATGAAAAAAACATAACACCTGAACTTTTTCAGCATGCAACTGTTGATGGGCTTTATGAATTATCTATAGAATATGCTGATAAGGATCTACTTGGTGATGCTAAAAATATCTTAGAATTTGCTATTAAGGTTGACAAAAATTTTGCCCCGGCTTATGATTTTCTAGGAAGCATACATATCGAATTAGGAAATATTGAAGAAGGAATAAAATTTCTTAACAGGGCTGTTGAAATAGATCCTTGGCTCGTACAATCATATTCAACATTAGGTGAAGTTTACTATAACCAAGGAGATTATGAAAAAGCTATCAGCTATTGGCTTAAAGAAATTGAATATTCTCCAAATGACATATTCACTTATTTCATGATTGCAGATGCATATACAAGAATGAAAAATTATGAAAAAGCTGCAAATATTCTAAATAAACTTTTAGAAATTGACAATAATAACATTATTGCGATGTATGAATTATCTCAAATTTACAGAGAAATGGGCAAAACTAAAGAAGCTGAAACAGTTGAAAAAGAAATACTTAATGCAAAACCAATTGATCCAAATGGAATTGAAATATGGGCTAAAATAAAGATGAAGTATAATAAATATGATGAAATTGTAGAAGTAATTGAACCAATGATTGATAACACAGTTGATTCACTTCATCTAAAAGCATTATTAGTTGTTCCTTACATAAAATTGGGAAAAATAGAAGAGGCAAGAAAATATTATGAAGAACTCAAACAAAATGATTTTTGGTATTTGTTTGGTAAAAAGGAAATCTTTGATAAATATCTAACAAAAAAGGAGAAAGAACTTTGTGGTATTTTTTAA
- a CDS encoding prepilin peptidase codes for MWYFLNFLLGIILGSFLNVIIYRSVEGIKIYDPPRSFCPICKHQLKWYDNVPLLSYLLLRGKCRYCGSKIPFRYFFVECIVGVLFLIHSILFNYTEAILLNIIVFAIIPAIFIDFSIMMIPDFSWILIWTVSIIDLLLRYELWYLKTLSLITIMIIFLVIKKIYKEGLGEGDIYLIAPFSFLLIPPLSIYLLLFSSISALIYAIIKKNKIIPFGPFISISGYFLYFFMLKYY; via the coding sequence TTGTGGTATTTTTTAAATTTTCTCTTAGGAATAATTTTAGGTAGTTTTTTAAATGTAATTATTTATAGAAGCGTGGAGGGTATTAAAATTTATGATCCTCCACGTTCTTTTTGCCCTATCTGCAAACATCAATTAAAATGGTATGATAATGTTCCATTGTTAAGTTATCTTTTACTTAGAGGAAAATGCAGATATTGTGGTTCAAAAATTCCTTTTAGGTATTTTTTTGTTGAATGCATTGTTGGAGTTCTTTTCCTAATTCATAGTATTCTTTTTAATTATACAGAAGCAATATTGTTAAATATTATTGTATTTGCTATAATTCCAGCCATATTCATTGATTTTTCAATAATGATGATACCTGATTTTTCATGGATTTTAATATGGACAGTAAGTATTATAGACTTATTACTAAGATATGAATTATGGTATCTTAAAACTCTTTCTTTAATTACAATAATGATTATTTTTTTAGTAATAAAAAAAATATACAAAGAAGGCCTAGGGGAAGGAGATATATATCTAATTGCACCATTTTCATTTCTCTTAATCCCTCCTTTAAGTATCTATTTATTGCTATTTTCATCAATTTCAGCTTTAATTTATGCCATTATTAAAAAGAATAAAATCATTCCATTTGGGCCTTTTATTTCAATTTCAGGATATTTTCTATATTTTTTTATGTTAAAATATTACTGA
- a CDS encoding lytic transglycosylase domain-containing protein: MNNLRFFILLISLLIITCIFYLYELYPLKYIELIPNSSFDKLLILSIIKVESSFKTNAISNVGAYGLMQVLPSTAEWINNKFNTNYNLKVPKDNILLGITYLEYLYNITKDLQKTISYYNTGPNASNEIVKTAGSNYYNKVMKAYFLYKFLYRSDIYETSNK, encoded by the coding sequence GTGAATAATTTGAGATTTTTCATCTTATTAATTTCTCTTCTTATAATAACTTGTATATTCTATTTATACGAGTTATACCCTTTAAAGTATATTGAACTAATACCAAATAGTAGTTTCGATAAATTATTAATTTTGAGTATTATTAAAGTAGAAAGTAGTTTTAAAACTAATGCTATTTCAAATGTCGGTGCCTACGGATTAATGCAAGTTCTACCTTCGACCGCTGAATGGATCAACAATAAATTTAATACAAATTACAATTTAAAAGTTCCAAAAGATAATATCTTATTAGGGATAACATATTTGGAATATCTTTATAATATTACTAAAGATTTACAAAAAACAATTAGTTATTATAATACCGGACCTAATGCTTCAAATGAAATTGTAAAAACAGCTGGTTCAAATTATTACAACAAAGTAATGAAAGCTTATTTTTTATACAAATTCCTATATAGGAGTGATATTTATGAGACTAGTAACAAGTAA